CGTATTCGATATCGGCCATCATCCTCTCGCCCGGTTTTATTCGGGTCATAATCCCGCTTTCTGCGAGATGCTCTGTGCTGTATTGCGTGGAATCTATCAAGGTAATCCCTCCGGTTTGAAGTTCATCGGAAATTGCATTCAAAACTGTATCGTCCTGCCAGTCTGAACGGAGAATTTTGGCGGTGATTCTCAGCACGCGCCAATCCGGCAGGTACGAAAGCACGAGGTTGAGCAGCCCCGCTTTGTGCAGGTCTGCCTTGGCCACCCTGCCAACCATTATTGTTTCTCTCGCTCCGAACCTGCGGAGCCATTTTATCCACGTCCCAAGCCTGCTTATTGGAACAGGCCTGTAAAAATCACACAAATCCGCAAGCTCCGGTTCGGCATTGCCCGCAATTCCAACGCACGCAATTTTCTTGCCCGCCCTGCGAATCCCCTCGGCAACATTAAACGGCAGCCTTCCCTGACCCGCAATCAGCCCTACAACGGCTTCATCTGGGGCTTTCACTGCCAACTTTACTCCTCCCTGCCGGCCTCAAGAGCTTTAATTCGTTTTTCAAGCTGCCTTATCTGCTTGCGCATCTCGGGAACTTTCGGAAATGAGACGAACATTCTTTTCGCTTCGTTTTCATCCATCGCCGGCTGCCCGATAACACGCTTGCCGTCGGGAATATCGTTCATTACCGCAGACTTTCCGCCAACCATAACCTGATTGCCCACCTTTATATGCCCCACAACCGCAGACTGACCGCCTAAAAGGCAGTACTGCCCTAGCTCGGCCGTTCCGGCAATACCTACCTGAGGGACAAGCATACACCCCCTGCCGATTCTGGCGCCGTGGCCGATAACAACGCAATCGCCTATTTTGGCGCAGTCGCCGATGAGAGTGTCTCTCATCGAACCACGCTCTACCGCAGCATTCGCCCCTATCTCCACATCGTCCCCGAGAACAACGCTCTTGATATGCGGGATCTTGTGGTGAAATCCGTCGTTTTCGGCAAAACCGAACCCGTCCTGACCGATTGAGCAGTTCGATTGCAGTATTACCCGGCTGCCTATTCTGCAGTCCTCAAAAACAACCGCATTCGGATAGAGTATGCAGCCATCGCCGAGCTTTGTATCCCTGCCCACAAACGCCCCGGGATACAGCACGCAGCCCTCACCGACAGAGGCATTTTCATCGATGAATACGTTTTCGTAAATCGTGCATCCATGGCCTATCTCAGCAGAATCGCTTATAAATGCCTTCTCGCTGATTGAAGGCTCACGGTGTTTTCTGTGGCCGAACATAAACTCAACTATCCTGCAGAAGGCATAGTAAGGCGAGCTGCAAATCAGCAGGGCCTTGGCGGAGGTCTCTGCCTCCTGATCAAGGATCACAGCATCGGCCTTCGTGTCTTTCAAAAACTTGAAATACTTCCGATTCGAGAGAAACGTAACAGCCCCCTCGCCCGCCTCCTGTATCGGTGCGGCGGTGTGTATGACGGTTTCAGGATCGCCTTTTACCTCGCAGCCGAACTTATCTGCGAGCTGCTTAACGGTATATTTTTGCATAAAGCTTTTCCATAAATAAAAATTTCTATGCAAATAGTATATACTGTTTAACCAAATTTTCAAGCAATTCAATCCGCAGCTCAGGCGTTGGTACGAGGTTTTATGTTTAAGCAGAGTTTTGCAATGAAAATTGCAGGCCATAATTAATCTGCGTCAGGGCTGGGCAAAGCTTTTTTAAAGCCGAATCTATACGCCGCAGGCGGGCAGACACAGAGGAAATATTTAATCCACAGATTGCACGAATTACACAGAGGATTTTTTTGACGGGATTTACAGGATCTACAGGATTTTTAAGGTTCAAGGAAATGAGAAGGCAAAAGGCAAAAAATTTTTTGATCAACACTTGCCACGAGCCACACGCCAAAAAAAGCCCGTGCTGGTCGGTGCAGGGATCACGCCGGCAGGGAGCAAAAAATCTCATCATCACAAAAGATGGCTGGCTTGGGGGCTGGGGGTTCAGATTGACTTAAACTCATATTTCAGTAAACTATTAGCTCAGGGTTAAGGTTCAGTTCATTATACTTTTGAGACATACTTATGAGCTACAAGAGAGAAGAATGCGGTGTTTTCGGAATCTGGAACACTGAAAACCCCGCAGAAAAAATATATTTCGGGCTTCACAGCCTTCAGCACAGGGGCCAGGAATCTGCCGGAATGACCACAACAGACCGCAGTTCGCTCAAGCATTTCGCAGGCATGGGCACTGTATCGAAGGTTTTCCGCAAATCATCCATGAATATAATCCCCAAGCTCAGCGACGGCGCTTCAGGCGGTATAGGACATGTTCGATATTCCACGGCCGGAGCGAGCATGCGTGATAACGCCCAGCCGATGGTGGCGGCGTACTCGCAGGGCGAGGTGGCAGTTGCTCATAACGGGAATATTACCAACGCCGATATCCTCCGAGAAGAATACGAATCCACAGGCAGCATCTTCAAAACCACCTCCGACACGGAAATACTTATTCATATGCTTGCCAAGCCCGCCCATATAAACAAAACAGACACAATAGCCCACGTTATGAGGCATCTCGACGGGGCTTTTTGCGTTTTATACCTCTTCCCTGACAGGATTGAAGCAGCAAGAGATCCCCATGGAATAAGGCCGCTCAGCATCGGCAAATCTAAGAACGGAGCTTGGTGTGTGGCAAGTGAGAGCTGCGCATTCGATGCTATCGGCGGCGAACTTGTGCGGGATGTGGAGCCAGGAGAGATTGTAACGCTCAGCGACGACGGCCTCTCAAGCAGGTTTTTCATTGAACCGGGCTCTGTAAAGCCGTCGCACTGCATCTTCGAACACGTATATTTTTCACGCCAAAACAGCAAGGTTTTTGGCGAAAACGTGCATACAGCAAGGAAGAATTTCGGGGCTCAGCTTGCAGTCGAACACCCTGCTGATGCGGATGTTGTGATCCCTATTCCGGATTCCGGGACCGCCTCAGCGATCGGCTATGCGAACCGGAGCGGGATTCCGTTTGATATGGGATTTGTTCGAAGCCATTATATAGGCCGCTCTTTCATTGCCCCAACACAGGAGATGCGTGATCTGGCCGTGAGGCTGAAGCTTGCGGTGATAAAGGAGGCGGTTGAAGGCAAACGGGTGGTCGTAGTGGATGATTCAATCGTTCGAGGAACAACCACAAGGGGGAAGGTGAAAAATCTTCGAGAAGCGGGAGCTAAAGAAGTGCATATACGCGTGAGCTGCCCGCCGCTGAAATTCCCCTGCTTCTACGGCGTTGACTTTGCATCCAAAGATGAACTGGTGGCAAACAGAATGGATATGGATGAGCTCAGCCGATACCTCGAGGCAGACAGCATCGGATATCTTTCCGTAGAAGGTATGCTGAGCTGCGTAAACCTGCCCCCCGAGCATTACTGCACTGCATGCTGGACGGGCAAATACAAGGCTCCAACCCACCGAGCCCGAAGCAAAGATGCCATGGGAGGAAGCAATCACAAGATGCTTTTCCAGATAGAGGACAGCCGATGAGCGATTATCTCACCTACCAGTCTTCCGGCGTGAATATTGAAGCCAACGATGAGATGGTGGAGAAGATCAAGGGCTCTGTAGGCTCCACTTTCGGGCCGAGAGTGATGGATCTGCACGGGGGTTTTGCAGGGCTTTTCAGCCTTGAAAACAGCAATAATTTTTCAAAGAACTACAAAAATCCCGTTCTCGTTTCCTGCACAGACGGCGTGGGCACTAAGGTTATGCTCGCAAGGGATATGTGCAAGTTTGATACTGTAGGGCAGGATCTGGTGGCCATGAGCGTTAATGATATGATTGTGCTGGGTGCTGCCCCGCTCTTCTTCCTCGACTACCTGGCAGCAGATGAGCTTAACCCCGAGAAGGTGGCAGTGTTGGTGGAGGGGATTGCCGCTGCCTGCCGTGAAGCGGGCTGCTCCCTGATTGGCGGAGAAACGGCGGAAATGCCCGGTATATACTCCAAAAACGATTTCGATATGGCAGGTTTTGCTGTGGGGGTTGTGGAAAAAGATGAGATTATTAAAGGAGACAGCGCCGAGCCGGGCGATGTAATTATTGGCCTGTCCTCCTCCGGTGTGCATTCAAACGGCTATTCGCTTGTGCGCAATATCTGCTTTAATAAAGCTAAGCTCTCGCTCGATTCTCCCGTAGATTCGCTTGGGGGGAGAAAGCTTGGCGAGGTTCTCTTAGAGCCAACAAAGCTCTACGTCCAGCCGGTGCTTGCTGTGCTGGAAGAGCTTAAGGCAGCCAGCGAGATTAAGGCGATGGCGCATATTACAGGCGGGGGGCTTGTGGGTAATATCCCGAGAGTGCTTCCTGAAGGGACTAAGGCTGTAATCAAAAGAAAAAGCTGGGAAAAGCCCGATATTTTCCCGTTCCTCCAAAAAACCGGACCTGTTGAGGAAAGCGAGATGTACCGCGTGTTTAATATGGGCGTCGGCTTTGTTATGGTTGTGAGCCCGGAGAAGGCCGATAAGGCTGTTGAAATTCTCACCAAGAATGGACAGCAGGCTTGGCAAATCGGTGAAATCTGCAAAGGCAGTAAAGAAGTTGTAATACAATAGGCAAAAGGGCTTGCAGAAAGATGATTTTCTGCGCATTCGTCCGGCGGAAACATTTTCTATGAGCGATAAAAAACAAAGACATTACATTGAGATGTTCCGGCGTCTGCTAAAGCTCTATTTCGCCCGCCCCGCCGACTGTGAAACACTTGTAACCCAAAGCTACGACCGGATCAGCTCCGGCTACGACGAAAGCTGGACAAATCATATGCGCGGGCTCACCGAATCAATGATAAACCGCCTCGCCCCGCCTGCCGGAAGCAAATGTATAGATCTCACCTGCGGAACAGGCTACGCCTCAGAACTGCTTGCAAGACGCACCGGCGGCGAGGTGATTGGAGTGGATTCTTCAGGAGGTATGCTGGAGAAAGCAAGAGAGAACTGCGGCGATTCCTGCCGCTTCGTTAATTCAGACGTACTCGATTTTCTCAGGCAGAAGGAGAAGGCAAGCTGCGATATTATCACCTGCTGCTGGGGGCTTGGATACACCAAGCCGATGAGCGTGATAAGGGAAATTTCCCGCGTGCTCAAGCCGGGCGGAAAGACGGCAGTGATCGACAATTCAATCTTTTCTCTGCGGGAGATTTTATCCTGCTCGTTTCTCACTTTCGCCGAGAGCCCAGAGAAGCTCGAAAACCTTATGCGGTTTAAGTTTCTTACAGGCCCGGGAATGCTGGGATTTTTCTTTAGAATCTCCGGCCTTACCAAAATCTACAGCGATCAGGGCAGGAAAACATATTATGCCGGCTCAGGCAAAGAGGCTATCGAAAAGCTAACCGCAACGGGCGCAGCAGCGGGCTTTGAATACGCCTGCCGGCCGGAAGACAGGGAAGAGATTTACGCCAGATTCGCCGAGCTGATCGAAGAGAAATACAAATCCAAGGGCAAGATCCCGATAACACATCGTTACCTTGCGGGGATTGCAGTAAAATGACTGCTTCGCTTCTAAGGCTTATTCGGCTGTATTATTCGCTTCCGCTTGCAGGCGGTTTTATAGTGATAATGATGTATCTCAGAGGCGGCTCGCTCGCCGGGGTCTGGGGGAAAACGCTTATCGCCTTCGGCTCGCTTTTCTGCATAATCTGCGCTGCATACTGCCTGAATGATATATGCGACAGAGAGATTGATGCTGTAAACAAACCTTCACGCGTGCTTCCGAGCGGAGGGCTGAGCATAAAGGCGGCTCTAATCTTCAGCGGCTGTTTGTTTGCCGCCGGTCTTGGAGCGGCCATTTTCTGCGGGACAGATTTCTCGCTTGCCGCTGCGGGGCTTTCAGTTTTGCTTGTACTTTACGATACTAAATCGAAATCTGCAGGCATTATCAAGGTGCTGCTTGCTGCCGGGCTCACCACCTCGCTCTATCCGCTTGCGTTTATCCTTGCAGAACCCGTGCAGACTCCCCGCCTTACCGTGCTCTACATCCACCCGTTCTGGCTTTTCTTCAGCTCGCTGGGCTATGAGATGCTTAAAGACGTACGCGATATTGAGGGAGACAGCAAGTTCAGCAATGCAAATCTAAAAAGCAGGGAGAAAAATTACCTTCTCGCAGCGAAAATCATCATCCCCGCAGCCTCTCTAATTACTCTGATTCCTTATTTTGCCGGCTTGTGCAGAGAGGTTTATCTCGCCTCCTCAGCGGGGGCGATTCTGCTTGCTTTCGGTG
This window of the Sedimentisphaera salicampi genome carries:
- a CDS encoding LpxI family protein, with product MKAPDEAVVGLIAGQGRLPFNVAEGIRRAGKKIACVGIAGNAEPELADLCDFYRPVPISRLGTWIKWLRRFGARETIMVGRVAKADLHKAGLLNLVLSYLPDWRVLRITAKILRSDWQDDTVLNAISDELQTGGITLIDSTQYSTEHLAESGIMTRIKPGERMMADIEYGWDIVKKLGEFDVGQAIAVKNREVIAVEAIEGTAEMIERAGKFCRSGGWTLIKTAKPGQDMRFDVPCIGADTIKDLKENKAGCVVVEAGKTFIIDKPETLALADKLKIPVYGH
- the lpxD gene encoding UDP-3-O-(3-hydroxymyristoyl)glucosamine N-acyltransferase, encoding MQKYTVKQLADKFGCEVKGDPETVIHTAAPIQEAGEGAVTFLSNRKYFKFLKDTKADAVILDQEAETSAKALLICSSPYYAFCRIVEFMFGHRKHREPSISEKAFISDSAEIGHGCTIYENVFIDENASVGEGCVLYPGAFVGRDTKLGDGCILYPNAVVFEDCRIGSRVILQSNCSIGQDGFGFAENDGFHHKIPHIKSVVLGDDVEIGANAAVERGSMRDTLIGDCAKIGDCVVIGHGARIGRGCMLVPQVGIAGTAELGQYCLLGGQSAVVGHIKVGNQVMVGGKSAVMNDIPDGKRVIGQPAMDENEAKRMFVSFPKVPEMRKQIRQLEKRIKALEAGREE
- the purF gene encoding amidophosphoribosyltransferase gives rise to the protein MSYKREECGVFGIWNTENPAEKIYFGLHSLQHRGQESAGMTTTDRSSLKHFAGMGTVSKVFRKSSMNIIPKLSDGASGGIGHVRYSTAGASMRDNAQPMVAAYSQGEVAVAHNGNITNADILREEYESTGSIFKTTSDTEILIHMLAKPAHINKTDTIAHVMRHLDGAFCVLYLFPDRIEAARDPHGIRPLSIGKSKNGAWCVASESCAFDAIGGELVRDVEPGEIVTLSDDGLSSRFFIEPGSVKPSHCIFEHVYFSRQNSKVFGENVHTARKNFGAQLAVEHPADADVVIPIPDSGTASAIGYANRSGIPFDMGFVRSHYIGRSFIAPTQEMRDLAVRLKLAVIKEAVEGKRVVVVDDSIVRGTTTRGKVKNLREAGAKEVHIRVSCPPLKFPCFYGVDFASKDELVANRMDMDELSRYLEADSIGYLSVEGMLSCVNLPPEHYCTACWTGKYKAPTHRARSKDAMGGSNHKMLFQIEDSR
- the purM gene encoding phosphoribosylformylglycinamidine cyclo-ligase, which gives rise to MSDYLTYQSSGVNIEANDEMVEKIKGSVGSTFGPRVMDLHGGFAGLFSLENSNNFSKNYKNPVLVSCTDGVGTKVMLARDMCKFDTVGQDLVAMSVNDMIVLGAAPLFFLDYLAADELNPEKVAVLVEGIAAACREAGCSLIGGETAEMPGIYSKNDFDMAGFAVGVVEKDEIIKGDSAEPGDVIIGLSSSGVHSNGYSLVRNICFNKAKLSLDSPVDSLGGRKLGEVLLEPTKLYVQPVLAVLEELKAASEIKAMAHITGGGLVGNIPRVLPEGTKAVIKRKSWEKPDIFPFLQKTGPVEESEMYRVFNMGVGFVMVVSPEKADKAVEILTKNGQQAWQIGEICKGSKEVVIQ
- a CDS encoding class I SAM-dependent methyltransferase, which produces MSDKKQRHYIEMFRRLLKLYFARPADCETLVTQSYDRISSGYDESWTNHMRGLTESMINRLAPPAGSKCIDLTCGTGYASELLARRTGGEVIGVDSSGGMLEKARENCGDSCRFVNSDVLDFLRQKEKASCDIITCCWGLGYTKPMSVIREISRVLKPGGKTAVIDNSIFSLREILSCSFLTFAESPEKLENLMRFKFLTGPGMLGFFFRISGLTKIYSDQGRKTYYAGSGKEAIEKLTATGAAAGFEYACRPEDREEIYARFAELIEEKYKSKGKIPITHRYLAGIAVK
- a CDS encoding UbiA family prenyltransferase, which codes for MTASLLRLIRLYYSLPLAGGFIVIMMYLRGGSLAGVWGKTLIAFGSLFCIICAAYCLNDICDREIDAVNKPSRVLPSGGLSIKAALIFSGCLFAAGLGAAIFCGTDFSLAAAGLSVLLVLYDTKSKSAGIIKVLLAAGLTTSLYPLAFILAEPVQTPRLTVLYIHPFWLFFSSLGYEMLKDVRDIEGDSKFSNANLKSREKNYLLAAKIIIPAASLITLIPYFAGLCREVYLASSAGAILLAFGAVGQKPSRAIRLVYCEVFLITAGSLADLLTFGV